From a single Streptomyces liliifuscus genomic region:
- a CDS encoding GNAT family N-acetyltransferase, with protein MEFSAHFRLEVRVTPADVGKRVSVRRLREDPPEGEKFTDTVGVLTSWDDGVLLITRRSGESVRIPESALVAGKVVPTAPARRRGPAASYEELARVAARAWQPVERERLGEWELRAASGFTRRANSVLPLGDPGVPLDDALSLVREWYAARELPAYVQTATGAEGTQELLCAELEARGWVREVTAEMWIGALAPIGDLPDPAPDRTVVLAREADEAWLGRYQRKGVSEVALEVLGSGPSVWFATVPGAEPGIPAAIGRCVVDGRWAGFAAVEVDPSLRRQGLATTVMAALARRALSEGASAAWLQVEADNAGARALYAGMGFAAHHAYHHYLGPAATDGGISAGADEQVGHRAGGELGGGATERYRSV; from the coding sequence GTGGAATTCTCCGCACACTTCCGTCTCGAAGTCCGTGTTACCCCCGCTGACGTGGGGAAACGCGTCTCGGTGCGACGGTTGCGCGAAGACCCTCCTGAGGGTGAGAAGTTCACCGACACGGTTGGCGTTCTCACATCATGGGACGACGGTGTGCTGCTGATCACACGACGGTCCGGGGAGAGCGTCCGTATTCCGGAATCGGCGCTGGTGGCGGGCAAGGTCGTCCCGACCGCCCCGGCCCGCCGCAGGGGCCCGGCGGCCTCGTACGAGGAGCTGGCGCGGGTCGCCGCCCGGGCCTGGCAGCCGGTCGAGCGGGAGCGGCTCGGCGAGTGGGAGCTGCGGGCCGCCTCGGGGTTCACCCGGCGGGCCAACTCGGTGCTGCCGCTCGGCGACCCGGGCGTCCCGCTGGACGACGCGCTGTCGCTCGTACGGGAGTGGTACGCGGCCCGGGAGCTGCCCGCGTACGTGCAGACCGCGACCGGGGCCGAAGGCACGCAGGAGCTGTTGTGCGCGGAGCTGGAGGCGCGGGGGTGGGTGCGCGAGGTGACCGCGGAGATGTGGATCGGCGCTCTGGCGCCGATCGGTGATCTCCCGGACCCCGCCCCGGACCGGACCGTCGTGCTGGCGCGCGAGGCGGACGAGGCGTGGCTGGGCCGCTATCAGCGCAAGGGCGTGAGCGAGGTGGCCCTGGAGGTGCTGGGCAGCGGACCGTCGGTGTGGTTCGCGACCGTGCCCGGCGCCGAACCGGGCATACCCGCGGCGATCGGCCGCTGTGTGGTCGACGGGCGCTGGGCCGGTTTCGCGGCGGTGGAGGTCGACCCGTCCCTGCGCCGCCAGGGCCTGGCCACCACGGTCATGGCCGCCCTGGCCCGCCGGGCCCTGTCCGAGGGCGCCTCGGCGGCCTGGCTCCAGGTGGAGGCCGACAACGCGGGCGCCCGGGCCCTGTACGCGGGGATGGGCTTCGCGGCGCATCACGCGTACCACCACTACCTCGGGCCCGCGGCAACGGACGGCGGGATCTCCGCCGGTGCCGACGAACAGGTCGGCCACCGCGCGGGCGGCGAACTCGGTGGCGGAGCCACAGAGCGGTATCGATCGGTGTGA
- a CDS encoding transglutaminase family protein produces MRPLHPPGPERSAEWRRRFGDEARAERPDLSALCLLVGAQADGELDETGLDAAQIELDRLAGELPFRPGGPRSWATALAEHLGGRCGFRGTPGDYQRLDSSLLHEVLRRRRGLPILLSVVWMEVARRAGAPVYGVALPGHFVVGFGPPEQQVLADPFDGGRVLTGTDAELLVAGATGAPLDPSMLSPADPLDVVLRILNNVRAWAAARPERSDVALWAVELSLLLPSHPARLRYERAQLLVERGDFLAGAVELDAYAEVVAAVDEPAADRVRGQARAARAMLN; encoded by the coding sequence ATGCGTCCTCTTCATCCTCCCGGGCCCGAGCGGAGCGCCGAGTGGCGGCGGCGGTTCGGCGACGAGGCGCGGGCCGAGCGGCCCGATCTGTCGGCGTTGTGTCTGCTGGTGGGCGCCCAGGCGGACGGGGAACTGGACGAGACCGGGCTGGACGCGGCGCAGATCGAGCTGGACCGGCTGGCCGGGGAGCTGCCGTTCCGGCCCGGCGGACCGCGGTCCTGGGCCACTGCACTCGCCGAGCACCTCGGCGGCCGCTGCGGGTTCCGGGGTACGCCCGGTGACTACCAGCGGCTGGACTCCTCACTGCTGCACGAGGTGCTGCGGCGCCGCCGTGGGCTGCCGATCCTGCTGTCGGTGGTGTGGATGGAGGTCGCGAGGCGGGCCGGGGCCCCGGTGTACGGGGTTGCTCTGCCGGGGCACTTCGTCGTCGGGTTCGGGCCGCCGGAACAGCAGGTTCTCGCCGACCCGTTCGACGGGGGCCGGGTGCTGACCGGGACCGATGCGGAGTTGCTCGTGGCCGGGGCCACGGGGGCGCCGCTGGATCCTTCGATGCTGTCGCCCGCGGATCCGCTGGACGTCGTCCTGCGCATCCTCAACAACGTCCGTGCTTGGGCCGCGGCTCGGCCCGAACGGTCCGATGTGGCCCTCTGGGCCGTCGAGCTTTCCCTGCTGCTGCCGTCCCATCCCGCTCGTCTTCGGTACGAGCGGGCGCAGTTGCTCGTGGAGCGGGGGGACTTCCTCGCGGGGGCGGTGGAACTCGACGCGTACGCGGAGGTTGTGGCCGCGGTTGATGAGCCTGCGGCCGATCGGGTTCGGGGGCAGGCCCGGGCCGCTCGGGCCATGCTCAACTGA
- a CDS encoding response regulator transcription factor gives MSRSIKVLLAEDQSMVREALAALLGLEPDIDVVAQVARGDEVLAAVRGHDVDVALLDIEMPGATGIEAAAELHREFPALKLVILTTFGRPGYLRSAMEAGADAFLVKDAPAAQLAEAIRKVLTGERVIDPALAAAALAEGANPLTDREREILRAAADGSTNADLATALHLSHGTVRNYLSTAIQKLAARNRAEAVRIAREKGWL, from the coding sequence ATGAGCCGATCGATCAAGGTCCTGCTCGCCGAGGACCAGTCGATGGTCCGCGAGGCGCTGGCCGCCCTGCTCGGCCTCGAACCGGACATCGACGTGGTGGCACAGGTCGCCCGCGGCGACGAGGTGCTGGCCGCCGTACGCGGGCACGACGTGGACGTGGCGCTCCTGGACATCGAGATGCCGGGCGCCACCGGCATCGAGGCGGCGGCCGAGCTCCACCGGGAGTTCCCCGCGCTCAAGCTGGTCATCCTCACGACCTTCGGCCGCCCCGGCTACCTCCGCAGCGCCATGGAGGCGGGCGCCGACGCCTTCCTGGTCAAGGACGCCCCCGCCGCCCAACTCGCCGAGGCGATACGCAAGGTCCTCACCGGCGAACGCGTCATCGACCCCGCACTCGCCGCGGCGGCCCTGGCCGAGGGCGCCAACCCCCTCACCGACCGCGAACGCGAGATCCTCCGCGCGGCGGCCGACGGCTCCACCAACGCCGACCTGGCAACAGCCCTCCACCTGTCCCACGGCACGGTCCGCAACTACCTCTCCACGGCAATCCAGAAACTGGCGGCACGGAACAGGGCGGAGGCGGTCAGGATCGCGAGGGAGAAGGGCTGGCTGTAG
- a CDS encoding sensor histidine kinase: MSGVEIGIGQRPQNNRQRAVKFLWTGIWLAYLSAPVSDLLHGGHSDGVRVLGAVGLVAFVAWYFALVFRAGRGAADGVVLGSLAVLAAQSSILSLTLGREWLVLFVYVSVASGAALPPRFARLTVPAVSALMTVIALSVPEGNEYLASLLLPALLGGFSMVGVRALIRTTIELREARATVAQLAANEERLRLARDLHDLLGHSLSLITLKSELAGRMLPEHPDKAAQQVADIENVSRQAMVDVREAVTGYRRPRLPGELAGARVALTAAGITAELPAEPDLTGVASETESALAWALREAVTNVVRHSGARRCTVEVVRRQTLEGPVLELSVEDDGGGADSGPGNGLTGLRERLEKVGGELEAGSARHGFRLLARVPAVPAAVGSGA, translated from the coding sequence GTGAGCGGCGTGGAGATCGGCATCGGGCAGCGCCCGCAGAACAACAGGCAGAGGGCGGTCAAGTTCCTCTGGACCGGTATCTGGCTCGCCTATCTGAGCGCGCCGGTGAGCGACCTGCTGCACGGCGGGCACAGCGACGGCGTCCGCGTCCTGGGCGCCGTCGGCCTGGTCGCCTTCGTCGCCTGGTACTTCGCCCTGGTCTTCCGCGCCGGACGCGGCGCGGCCGACGGGGTCGTCCTCGGTTCGCTGGCCGTGCTCGCGGCCCAGTCGTCGATCCTCTCGCTCACCCTCGGCCGCGAGTGGCTCGTCCTGTTCGTGTACGTGTCGGTCGCGTCCGGTGCGGCACTGCCCCCGCGGTTCGCCCGGCTGACCGTCCCGGCCGTGTCCGCGCTGATGACGGTGATCGCCCTCTCCGTACCGGAGGGGAACGAGTACCTGGCCTCGTTGCTCCTGCCGGCACTCCTCGGCGGCTTCTCCATGGTCGGCGTCCGCGCACTGATCCGTACGACGATCGAGCTGCGCGAGGCCCGCGCCACCGTCGCCCAGCTCGCCGCCAACGAGGAACGGCTGCGGCTCGCCCGCGACCTGCACGACCTGCTCGGCCACTCGCTCTCGCTGATCACCCTGAAGAGCGAGCTCGCGGGCCGGATGCTGCCCGAGCACCCCGACAAGGCGGCCCAGCAGGTCGCCGACATCGAGAACGTCAGCCGGCAGGCCATGGTCGACGTCCGCGAGGCGGTCACCGGCTACCGGCGGCCCCGGCTGCCCGGCGAACTCGCGGGCGCGCGGGTCGCCCTCACGGCGGCGGGCATCACGGCCGAACTGCCGGCCGAACCGGACCTCACGGGCGTCGCCTCGGAGACCGAGTCCGCACTGGCCTGGGCGCTGCGCGAGGCGGTCACCAACGTCGTACGCCACAGCGGGGCCCGCCGGTGCACGGTCGAGGTGGTGCGGCGCCAGACGCTGGAGGGGCCGGTGCTGGAGCTGAGTGTGGAGGACGACGGCGGCGGCGCGGACAGCGGTCCGGGCAACGGGCTGACCGGACTGAGGGAGCGGCTGGAGAAGGTGGGCGGGGAGCTGGAGGCGGGGAGCGCACGGCACGGTTTCCGGCTGCTGGCCCGCGTTCCCGCGGTCCCCGCGGCCGTAGGATCCGGGGCATGA
- a CDS encoding ABC transporter permease, with protein sequence MNGLIRLEITRALRNRKFLFFSVIYPSALFLLIAGSADSTTKVDGTGLTLPTFFMVSMASFGALTAVLMGNSERIAKERESGWVRQLRLTTLPGRGYVLAKTASAAVISLPSIVVVFVVAAAVKDVRLDAWQWLALTGAIWAGSLVFAALGVAIGYMASGDAVRPITMIVYFGLSMLGGLWMPTTTFPDWLQDIAKWLPTHAYAALGQAIEQSQAPHAKDLAILAVSFVLFAGGAAWLYRKDTLKA encoded by the coding sequence ATGAACGGTCTGATCAGGCTGGAGATCACCCGCGCCCTGCGCAACCGCAAGTTCCTGTTCTTCTCGGTGATCTACCCCTCGGCCCTGTTCCTGCTGATCGCGGGCAGCGCCGACAGCACGACAAAGGTCGACGGCACCGGGCTCACCCTGCCGACGTTCTTCATGGTCTCCATGGCCTCCTTCGGCGCCCTGACCGCCGTCCTCATGGGCAACAGCGAGCGGATAGCCAAGGAGCGCGAGAGCGGCTGGGTACGGCAGTTGCGGCTCACCACGCTGCCGGGACGCGGCTACGTCCTCGCGAAGACCGCGAGCGCGGCCGTGATCAGCCTCCCGTCGATCGTCGTCGTCTTCGTGGTCGCGGCGGCCGTGAAGGACGTACGCCTGGACGCCTGGCAGTGGCTCGCGCTCACCGGCGCGATCTGGGCCGGCAGCCTCGTCTTCGCCGCGCTCGGCGTCGCCATCGGCTACATGGCGAGCGGTGACGCGGTCCGCCCGATCACGATGATCGTGTACTTCGGCCTGTCCATGCTGGGCGGCCTGTGGATGCCCACGACGACCTTCCCCGACTGGCTGCAGGACATCGCCAAGTGGCTCCCCACGCACGCGTACGCTGCCCTCGGGCAGGCCATCGAACAGAGCCAGGCCCCGCACGCGAAGGACCTCGCCATCCTCGCCGTCTCCTTCGTCCTGTTCGCGGGCGGCGCGGCCTGGCTGTACAGGAAGGACACGCTGAAGGCGTGA
- a CDS encoding ABC transporter ATP-binding protein, protein MTATATAEATGSVVGFDQVTKTYGSVRAVDGLTLALHPGETVALLGPNGAGKSTTLDLLLGLKQADSGSVRVFGGSPRDAIVAGRVGAMLQSGGLMDEVTVGELVRLGCALHPKPFPVPDVLARASLTQLADRKVNKLSGGQQQRVRFALATAGDSDLIVLDEPTTGMDVSARQAFWATMREQADQGRTVLFATHYLEEADAIADRVLVLHRGRLLADGTAAEIKAKAGARRIAFDLEGPIDEPALRDLPFLTSLDVSGHTVRIQSSDADATVHALYGLGVHPRNLEVAGLGLEQAFVAITAAEEARTS, encoded by the coding sequence ATGACAGCGACTGCGACAGCGGAGGCCACCGGCTCGGTGGTCGGGTTCGATCAGGTGACCAAGACCTACGGAAGCGTACGGGCCGTGGACGGGCTCACGCTGGCCCTGCACCCGGGCGAGACCGTGGCCCTGCTGGGGCCCAACGGTGCGGGCAAGTCGACCACGCTCGACCTGCTGCTCGGCCTCAAGCAGGCGGACAGCGGCTCGGTGCGGGTGTTCGGCGGCAGCCCGAGGGACGCCATCGTCGCCGGGCGGGTCGGCGCGATGCTGCAGAGCGGCGGGCTGATGGACGAGGTCACGGTCGGCGAGCTGGTCCGGCTCGGCTGCGCCCTGCACCCGAAGCCGTTCCCCGTGCCGGACGTGCTCGCCCGCGCGAGCCTCACCCAGCTGGCGGACCGCAAGGTCAACAAGCTCTCGGGCGGCCAGCAGCAGCGCGTGCGCTTCGCGCTCGCCACGGCCGGGGACAGCGACCTCATCGTCCTCGACGAGCCGACGACCGGCATGGACGTCTCCGCGCGCCAGGCCTTCTGGGCCACCATGCGCGAGCAGGCCGACCAGGGGCGGACGGTCCTGTTCGCCACGCACTACCTGGAGGAGGCCGACGCCATCGCCGACCGTGTGCTCGTCCTGCACCGGGGACGGCTGCTCGCGGACGGCACCGCCGCCGAGATCAAGGCGAAGGCCGGCGCCCGGCGGATCGCGTTCGACCTGGAGGGCCCGATCGACGAGCCCGCGCTGCGCGACCTGCCCTTCCTCACCTCGCTCGACGTGTCGGGCCACACGGTCCGCATCCAGTCCTCCGACGCCGACGCGACCGTCCACGCCCTGTACGGGCTCGGCGTCCACCCCCGCAACCTCGAAGTGGCCGGGCTCGGTCTGGAGCAGGCCTTCGTCGCCATCACCGCCGCCGAGGAGGCGCGCACCTCATGA
- a CDS encoding substrate-binding domain-containing protein: protein MGWEFTDDRGITLRRIGRPERVAAYVRAGAALWDLGVRPVGVYGSGHDGDEPDRAKSGALADVPYLGAGKGLDDGAIRSVRPDIVVDVTYDREKPYAVTEAAAKRAGAPVLALAVGGDTSLPGILARFGQLAVALGGEPAGGDSELAAAEDAVRSAASAPLKVLALSAGGTRQVHLARPGTWPELRHLAELGVELVEPGAGGANWSTTSWEHALGLAPDLVLADARANAVPAGELESVPAWEALTATAAVAPWNPELPCSAHAYAAFLRSVADALEVLGARR, encoded by the coding sequence ATGGGCTGGGAGTTCACGGACGACCGGGGGATCACGTTACGGCGCATCGGGCGGCCCGAGAGGGTGGCCGCGTACGTCCGCGCGGGCGCGGCACTGTGGGATCTGGGGGTCCGGCCCGTCGGGGTGTACGGATCAGGCCACGACGGCGACGAGCCCGACCGCGCCAAGTCCGGCGCCCTGGCAGACGTCCCGTACCTGGGCGCGGGCAAGGGGCTCGACGACGGGGCGATACGGTCCGTACGGCCCGACATCGTCGTCGACGTCACCTACGACCGGGAGAAGCCGTACGCCGTCACGGAGGCGGCGGCGAAACGGGCCGGCGCACCCGTCCTCGCCCTCGCGGTCGGCGGCGACACCTCGCTGCCCGGCATCCTGGCGCGGTTCGGCCAGCTGGCGGTGGCCCTCGGCGGCGAACCGGCGGGCGGGGACAGCGAGTTGGCCGCCGCGGAGGACGCCGTACGGTCCGCCGCCTCCGCTCCGCTGAAGGTGCTCGCGCTGTCGGCCGGCGGAACCCGCCAGGTGCATCTCGCCCGGCCCGGGACCTGGCCCGAACTACGTCATCTGGCCGAACTGGGCGTGGAGTTGGTCGAGCCCGGCGCCGGTGGTGCGAACTGGTCCACGACCAGCTGGGAGCACGCCCTCGGCCTCGCCCCCGACCTGGTCCTCGCGGACGCCCGCGCGAACGCCGTACCGGCGGGGGAGTTGGAGTCCGTGCCCGCGTGGGAGGCCCTCACCGCGACCGCGGCCGTGGCGCCCTGGAACCCGGAACTGCCGTGCAGCGCCCACGCGTACGCCGCCTTCCTCCGCTCGGTGGCCGACGCGCTGGAGGTGCTGGGGGCCAGGAGGTGA
- a CDS encoding DUF6113 family protein yields the protein MSTANRPGAGSMLAEPPRAPSAGRILVHLGLFVLGAVVGAAGGLVQAGLFPGGLLLALAGAAGLFIGGARATGGRGGAVAPAAGWMIAVVLLTASRPEGDFLFAAGAGSYLFLLGGMAVAVMCATLGPGRQPGGLAARLGK from the coding sequence ATGAGTACGGCGAACAGGCCGGGTGCGGGCAGCATGCTCGCCGAGCCCCCGCGAGCGCCCTCTGCCGGACGGATCCTCGTCCACCTGGGGCTCTTCGTGCTGGGTGCCGTGGTCGGGGCGGCCGGCGGACTGGTCCAGGCGGGCCTGTTCCCGGGCGGGCTGCTGCTCGCGCTGGCAGGCGCGGCGGGGCTCTTCATCGGCGGGGCACGGGCGACCGGTGGCCGGGGCGGGGCCGTCGCACCCGCCGCCGGCTGGATGATCGCCGTCGTCCTGCTCACCGCGAGCAGGCCCGAGGGGGACTTCCTCTTCGCCGCGGGAGCGGGCTCCTACCTCTTCCTGCTCGGTGGAATGGCCGTGGCTGTGATGTGCGCCACCCTTGGCCCGGGGCGGCAACCAGGTGGGCTCGCCGCCCGACTTGGCAAGTGA
- the mshB gene encoding N-acetyl-1-D-myo-inositol-2-amino-2-deoxy-alpha-D-glucopyranoside deacetylase, with translation MTELPSRRLLLVHAHPDDEAINNGATMARYAAEGAHVTLVTCTLGQRGEVIPPGLAHLSGEALGDHRQAELGAAMRELGVSDFRSLGGPGRYHDSGMMGLPDNDDPRCFWQADVDEAAADLVRVIREVRPQVLVTYDTNGGYGHPDHVQAHRVAMRAADLAAESGFGPELGEPWTIAKIYWNRVPRTVAEEGFARLKDVLDELPFPASAAVDDVPGVVDDSLITTEIDGTPFAAAKAAAMRAHATQIDVAEPWFALSNQLAQPLFVVEYYELVRGGREGPARETDLFAGTAEKDEGVR, from the coding sequence ATGACGGAACTGCCCTCCCGGCGTCTGCTCCTGGTGCACGCGCACCCGGACGACGAGGCGATCAACAACGGCGCGACCATGGCCAGGTACGCGGCCGAGGGCGCCCACGTCACGCTCGTGACCTGCACCCTGGGCCAGCGGGGCGAGGTCATCCCGCCCGGTCTCGCCCATCTGTCGGGCGAGGCCCTCGGCGATCACCGCCAAGCCGAGCTCGGCGCGGCGATGCGCGAACTCGGGGTGAGCGACTTCCGCTCCCTCGGCGGCCCCGGCCGCTACCACGACTCCGGGATGATGGGCCTGCCCGACAACGACGACCCGCGCTGCTTCTGGCAGGCGGACGTCGACGAGGCGGCCGCGGATCTCGTCCGGGTGATCCGCGAGGTGCGCCCCCAGGTGCTCGTGACGTACGACACGAACGGCGGCTACGGCCACCCGGACCACGTCCAGGCCCACCGCGTCGCCATGCGCGCCGCCGACCTGGCCGCGGAGTCCGGCTTCGGTCCGGAGCTCGGCGAACCGTGGACGATCGCAAAGATCTACTGGAACCGCGTACCTCGCACGGTCGCCGAGGAGGGCTTCGCCCGGCTGAAGGACGTGCTCGACGAACTGCCGTTCCCTGCCTCCGCCGCCGTCGACGACGTGCCGGGCGTGGTGGACGACTCGCTGATCACCACGGAGATCGACGGCACCCCCTTCGCCGCGGCCAAGGCAGCCGCGATGCGGGCGCACGCCACCCAGATCGACGTCGCCGAGCCGTGGTTCGCGCTCTCCAACCAGCTCGCGCAGCCGCTGTTCGTCGTGGAGTACTACGAGTTGGTGCGCGGCGGGCGCGAAGGACCTGCACGGGAGACGGACCTGTTCGCCGGGACGGCGGAAAAGGATGAGGGTGTCCGATGA
- a CDS encoding S9 family peptidase encodes MTTEPLSFPRRQARTLRFTLGAPRAFTVAPDGSRVVYLRSSSGTDRANQLWVLDVADGEERPAADPGALLGGSSERLSAAERARRERSREGGAGIVGYATDTAVELASFALSGRLFTAELRAGTARELRVPGPVLDPRPSPDGRLVAYVSGGALRVVGAEGEDDRALVQPESDTVTYGLAEFIAAEEMGRSRGFWWSPESDRLLVARADDAPVRRWWISDPAHPERDPQQVPYPAAGTDNAEVRLFVVGLEGARTEVAWDRARYPYLARVHWSAAGAPLLLVQARDQTSQLYLAVDPDTGATRMVHADEDPQWLDLFPGVPSWSPSGQLVRIADEGGARVLAVGERPLTGPQLHVRAVLDVSDDDVLVSASAGEAAAAPETGEVHVYRVNDLGVERISQEPGVHSAVRAGGVTVLVSAMPGQPGARVQVLRDGKRAATVASYAEDPGLSPRVTLTEAGERRVPCAVLLPTDYTDGPLPVLMDPYGGPHGQRVLAAHNPYLTSQWFADQGFAVIVADGRGMPGRSPAWEKSIKDDLAAVVLDDQIHALRALAERFPLDLDRVAIRGWSFGGYLAGLAVLRRPDVFHAGVVGAPVTDQRLYDTHYTERYLGDPNTRPEVYAANSLIDDDGLVGAAEPARPMMIVHGLADDNVVVAHSLRLSSALLAAGRPHEVLPLSGVTHMTPQEQVAENLLLLQVDFLKRSLNLA; translated from the coding sequence ATGACGACCGAGCCTCTCTCCTTTCCGCGCCGGCAGGCGCGCACCCTGCGCTTCACGCTCGGCGCGCCCCGTGCGTTCACCGTGGCGCCCGACGGTTCCCGGGTCGTGTACCTGCGGTCCTCGTCCGGTACGGACCGGGCGAACCAGCTGTGGGTTCTCGACGTGGCGGACGGCGAGGAGCGCCCCGCCGCGGATCCGGGCGCGCTGCTCGGAGGCTCCTCGGAGAGACTGTCGGCGGCGGAGCGGGCCCGGCGCGAGCGCAGCCGCGAGGGCGGGGCGGGCATCGTCGGCTATGCCACCGACACGGCCGTGGAGTTGGCGTCCTTCGCCCTGTCGGGGCGGCTGTTCACCGCGGAGCTGCGGGCGGGCACGGCACGTGAACTGAGGGTTCCCGGGCCGGTCCTCGACCCCCGCCCGTCCCCCGACGGACGGCTCGTCGCGTACGTCTCCGGGGGCGCCCTGAGGGTCGTCGGCGCCGAGGGGGAGGACGACAGGGCGCTCGTGCAGCCGGAGTCCGACACGGTCACCTACGGTCTCGCCGAGTTCATCGCGGCCGAGGAGATGGGCCGTTCGCGCGGTTTCTGGTGGTCGCCGGAGTCGGACCGGCTGCTGGTCGCACGGGCCGACGACGCTCCCGTACGCCGCTGGTGGATCTCCGATCCGGCGCATCCCGAGCGGGATCCGCAGCAGGTCCCCTATCCGGCGGCCGGGACGGACAACGCGGAGGTGCGGCTCTTCGTGGTGGGGCTCGAAGGGGCGCGCACGGAGGTCGCATGGGACCGCGCACGCTACCCCTACCTCGCGCGAGTGCACTGGTCGGCGGCCGGAGCGCCGCTGCTTCTCGTCCAGGCGCGCGACCAGACGAGCCAGCTCTATCTGGCCGTCGACCCGGACACCGGGGCGACCCGGATGGTGCACGCGGACGAAGATCCACAATGGCTTGATCTTTTCCCCGGGGTGCCGAGCTGGAGTCCGAGCGGACAGCTCGTGCGGATCGCCGACGAGGGCGGGGCGCGTGTCCTCGCCGTGGGCGAACGCCCCCTGACGGGACCGCAGTTGCATGTGCGAGCGGTACTGGACGTGTCGGACGACGACGTGCTGGTCTCCGCGTCGGCCGGCGAGGCGGCGGCCGCCCCGGAGACCGGTGAGGTGCACGTCTACCGGGTCAACGACCTCGGCGTGGAACGGATTTCACAGGAACCCGGCGTCCACTCGGCGGTGCGTGCGGGCGGGGTGACGGTCCTCGTGTCGGCCATGCCCGGCCAACCGGGCGCCCGGGTGCAGGTGCTGCGGGACGGCAAGCGCGCGGCGACCGTGGCCTCGTACGCCGAAGACCCCGGGCTGAGCCCGCGCGTGACGCTCACGGAGGCGGGCGAGCGCCGTGTGCCGTGTGCCGTGCTGCTCCCCACGGACTACACCGACGGTCCGCTGCCGGTGCTGATGGACCCGTACGGCGGGCCGCACGGGCAGCGGGTGCTGGCCGCGCACAATCCGTATCTGACCTCGCAGTGGTTCGCCGACCAGGGGTTCGCCGTGATCGTCGCGGACGGGCGGGGCATGCCGGGCCGCTCGCCCGCCTGGGAGAAGTCGATCAAGGACGATCTCGCGGCGGTCGTCCTCGACGACCAGATCCACGCGCTCCGGGCGCTCGCCGAACGCTTCCCGCTGGACCTGGACCGGGTGGCGATCCGCGGCTGGTCGTTCGGCGGCTATCTCGCGGGGCTCGCGGTGCTGCGCCGACCCGACGTCTTCCACGCGGGCGTGGTGGGCGCGCCGGTGACGGACCAGCGGCTGTACGACACCCACTACACCGAGCGGTATCTGGGCGATCCGAACACGCGGCCGGAGGTCTACGCGGCGAACTCGCTGATCGACGACGACGGTCTGGTGGGGGCCGCCGAGCCGGCCCGGCCGATGATGATCGTGCACGGTCTCGCCGACGACAACGTGGTGGTCGCGCACTCCCTGCGGCTGTCCTCCGCGCTGCTGGCCGCGGGCCGCCCGCACGAGGTGCTGCCGCTGTCGGGGGTCACGCACATGACCCCGCAGGAGCAGGTCGCGGAGAATCTGCTGCTGCTCCAGGTGGACTTCCTGAAGCGGTCCCTGAACCTGGCGTAG